Proteins co-encoded in one Ruegeria sp. HKCCD4315 genomic window:
- the rpoH gene encoding RNA polymerase sigma factor RpoH: MANYANLPAPTPEGGLNRYMQEIRKFPLLEPEEEYMLAKRWVEEQDTEAAHKMVTSHLRLAAKIAMGYRGYGLPQAEVISEANVGLMQAVKRFDPEKGFRLATYAMWWIRASIQEYILRSWSLVKLGTTSAQKKLFFNLRKAKARIGALEEGDLRPENVKQIANDLGVTEEEVISMNRRMSGGDASLNATVGSEGEGTMQWQDWLEDEDADQAGDYEARDELEARRELLTAALDVLNDREKDILTQRRLMDQPVTLEELSTQYNVSRERIRQIEVRAFEKLQKKMRDLAREKGMLATS, encoded by the coding sequence ATGGCAAATTACGCAAATCTCCCCGCACCGACGCCCGAGGGCGGCCTGAATCGTTATATGCAGGAAATTCGCAAGTTTCCTCTGTTGGAGCCGGAAGAAGAATACATGCTGGCCAAGCGCTGGGTCGAAGAGCAGGATACTGAAGCCGCACATAAGATGGTGACATCTCACCTGCGTCTGGCGGCCAAAATCGCTATGGGCTATCGCGGCTACGGACTGCCGCAGGCCGAAGTGATCTCCGAGGCGAATGTCGGCCTGATGCAGGCGGTGAAACGGTTTGACCCTGAAAAAGGCTTCCGCCTGGCAACCTACGCCATGTGGTGGATTCGTGCCTCGATCCAGGAATATATCCTGCGGTCGTGGTCATTGGTGAAGCTGGGTACAACCTCGGCTCAGAAAAAGCTGTTCTTCAACCTGCGCAAGGCCAAGGCCCGTATCGGCGCGTTGGAAGAGGGCGACCTGCGTCCTGAAAACGTCAAACAGATCGCCAATGATCTGGGCGTGACCGAAGAAGAAGTCATCAGCATGAACCGCCGTATGTCCGGTGGGGATGCCTCGCTGAACGCGACCGTGGGGTCCGAAGGTGAAGGCACGATGCAATGGCAGGATTGGCTGGAAGATGAAGATGCCGATCAGGCGGGCGACTATGAAGCGCGCGACGAACTGGAAGCACGCCGCGAGTTGCTGACTGCTGCTCTGGATGTGCTGAACGATCGGGAAAAGGACATCCTGACTCAGCGCCGGTTGATGGATCAGCCGGTGACTCTGGAAGAGCTGAGCACGCAGTATAACGTCAGCCGCGAACGTATTCGCCAGATCGAAGTGCGCGCGTTTGAGAAACTGCAAAAGAAGATGCGGGACCTTGCCCGCGAAAAAGGCATGCTGGCAACCAGCTGA
- a CDS encoding Gfo/Idh/MocA family protein: protein MQQPVQFGVLGAAKFAREHMAPAIHAASGARLAALATSDAAKANPFLSFCPDLSVLNSYEALLSDPGIDAVYIPLPNHMHVEWSLRAMDAGKHVLCEKPMTMKAAEFDQLIAKRDQTGVLAAEAYMIVHHPQWQLARDLIADGAIGNLVHVTGAFSFDNRADTGNIRNRAETGGGGLRDIGVYVIGGARFATGAEPVAVQSAIRWQNDIDTFTEIRAQFPGFTYSAYVSIRMHPHQEMVFHGEGGLIRLTTPFNARVFGEARVELHRPGLEVQVNRFPAANHYKLQVEAFCRSIRDGADYPCPLEFSRGTQEVIDRVFEDAVSL from the coding sequence ATGCAACAGCCTGTTCAGTTTGGCGTTTTGGGGGCCGCGAAATTCGCGCGCGAGCATATGGCTCCGGCAATACATGCAGCAAGTGGTGCTCGTTTGGCTGCATTGGCAACATCTGACGCAGCAAAGGCAAATCCATTTCTGTCCTTTTGCCCGGACCTCAGCGTATTGAACAGCTACGAGGCTTTGCTGTCAGATCCCGGCATCGACGCGGTCTATATCCCCTTGCCGAACCACATGCATGTCGAGTGGAGTCTAAGGGCAATGGACGCCGGTAAACATGTACTGTGCGAAAAACCAATGACCATGAAGGCCGCTGAGTTTGACCAACTGATCGCCAAGCGCGACCAGACAGGGGTGCTTGCGGCCGAAGCCTATATGATTGTGCATCACCCCCAGTGGCAGCTGGCACGTGATCTGATCGCCGATGGTGCCATCGGGAATTTGGTGCATGTGACCGGCGCGTTCAGTTTTGACAATCGGGCGGACACGGGGAACATCCGCAACCGGGCCGAAACGGGCGGCGGCGGATTGCGGGACATTGGTGTCTACGTCATCGGCGGCGCGCGCTTTGCCACTGGGGCAGAGCCTGTGGCGGTTCAATCTGCAATCCGCTGGCAGAACGACATAGACACCTTTACCGAAATCCGCGCCCAATTCCCTGGCTTTACATATTCGGCCTACGTGTCCATCCGAATGCACCCTCATCAGGAAATGGTGTTTCATGGCGAGGGTGGTCTGATCCGTCTGACAACGCCTTTCAATGCGCGTGTGTTTGGCGAGGCACGGGTAGAGCTGCACCGCCCAGGTCTTGAAGTTCAAGTCAACAGGTTCCCAGCGGCAAACCATTACAAATTGCAGGTAGAAGCGTTCTGCCGGTCGATCCGGGATGGTGCGGATTATCCCTGCCCACTAGAGTTTTCGCGCGGCACGCAAGAGGTGATTGATCGTGTATTTGAAGACGCGGTGTCGCTGTAA
- a CDS encoding GNAT family N-acetyltransferase, translating into MIALQPLNRNEANRVAGITLRPDQLKFAGTVEEALAEPAERFDLHQIMLNQRPVGLFKIDRFYWQDYPFASQNDLGLRAVILDHSVQGQGHGTAAMRELRTYLPALYPKANALFLTVNLENPVAVAVYRRAGFEETGDIWPHGEAGPQYIMSLPLSATAV; encoded by the coding sequence GTGATTGCACTCCAACCTTTGAACCGCAATGAGGCAAATCGGGTCGCGGGTATCACGCTGCGGCCCGATCAGTTAAAATTCGCGGGTACTGTAGAAGAAGCTTTGGCCGAGCCTGCGGAACGGTTCGATCTCCATCAAATAATGCTGAACCAACGCCCTGTGGGCCTGTTCAAAATCGATCGCTTTTACTGGCAAGACTATCCTTTTGCCTCTCAAAACGATCTTGGATTAAGGGCTGTTATCCTCGACCATAGCGTTCAGGGCCAAGGGCATGGAACCGCCGCCATGCGCGAGTTGAGGACATACCTGCCTGCATTGTATCCGAAGGCGAACGCTCTGTTTTTGACCGTTAACCTCGAAAATCCCGTTGCCGTCGCTGTGTATCGCCGCGCTGGTTTCGAAGAGACCGGAGATATCTGGCCTCATGGCGAGGCCGGGCCCCAATACATAATGTCCCTGCCCTTATCAGCAACGGCAGTGTAG
- a CDS encoding M3 family oligoendopeptidase — translation MRDLPFPVRDANAMGGADNLGNLPEWDLSDLYTSEDAPELERDLGWLEGECAAFAADYEGKLADLDADGLLACVLRNEKINSIAGRIMSFAGLRYYQLTTDAERAKFLSDMQEKITIFTTPLVFFTLELNRIDDDVLKAHFDANADLARYEPVFRRIRAMKPYQLSDELEKFLHDLGVVGDAWERLFDETIAGLTFDVNGEELNIEGTLNLLTEQDRAKREAAARELASVFQDNIKTFARVHNTQAKEKEIVDRWRNMPSAQTGRHLSNDVEPEVVEALREAVVAAYPKLSHRYYELKRKWLGLDVMQVWDRNAPLPMEDSRVVNWDEAEKTVMDAYNAFDPRMGEIASPFFSKGWIDAAVKPGKAPGAFAHPTVTDVHPYVMLNYLGKPRDVMTLAHELGHGVHQVLAADQGEMLSSTPLTLAETASVFGEMLTFRKMLEQAETQEQRKVLLAGKVEDMINTVVRQIAFYDFECKLHAARREGELTPDDINALWMSVQAESLGPAFEFMDGYETFWAYIPHFVHSPFYVYAYAFGDGLVNALYSVYESGADGFEDKYFEMLRAGGSKHHKELLAPFGLDASDPKFWDKGLSMISGFIDELEAMEG, via the coding sequence ATGCGCGACCTTCCCTTTCCTGTCCGAGACGCAAACGCAATGGGCGGTGCCGACAATCTTGGCAACCTTCCGGAATGGGATCTGAGCGATCTCTACACCTCGGAAGACGCACCCGAGCTTGAGCGCGACTTGGGCTGGCTGGAAGGCGAATGCGCCGCCTTTGCCGCAGACTACGAAGGCAAACTGGCCGATCTGGACGCAGACGGCTTGCTGGCCTGTGTGTTGCGCAACGAAAAGATCAACTCCATTGCCGGCCGCATCATGTCCTTTGCCGGTCTGCGCTATTATCAACTGACCACGGATGCCGAGCGCGCCAAGTTCCTGTCGGACATGCAGGAAAAAATCACGATCTTCACCACGCCGCTTGTGTTTTTCACGCTAGAACTCAACCGTATCGACGATGACGTGCTCAAGGCGCATTTCGACGCCAATGCCGATCTGGCCCGTTATGAGCCCGTTTTCCGCCGCATCCGTGCGATGAAGCCCTATCAACTATCCGATGAGCTGGAAAAGTTCCTGCACGACTTGGGCGTTGTCGGCGATGCGTGGGAACGTCTGTTTGATGAAACCATAGCCGGGCTGACCTTTGACGTTAATGGCGAAGAACTGAACATCGAAGGCACCCTGAACCTGTTGACCGAGCAGGATCGCGCCAAGCGTGAAGCGGCCGCGCGGGAACTGGCATCGGTGTTTCAGGACAATATCAAGACCTTTGCCCGTGTCCACAACACCCAAGCCAAGGAAAAGGAAATCGTCGACCGTTGGCGCAACATGCCCAGCGCGCAAACCGGGCGTCACCTGTCGAACGATGTAGAGCCCGAAGTGGTCGAAGCGCTGCGCGAGGCGGTTGTGGCCGCCTACCCCAAGCTGAGCCACCGTTATTATGAGCTGAAGCGTAAATGGCTGGGTCTTGACGTGATGCAGGTCTGGGACCGCAACGCGCCACTGCCTATGGAAGACTCGCGTGTTGTCAATTGGGACGAGGCGGAAAAGACCGTCATGGACGCTTACAATGCCTTCGATCCACGCATGGGAGAGATCGCATCGCCCTTCTTCTCAAAGGGCTGGATTGATGCAGCGGTGAAACCCGGCAAAGCGCCGGGTGCTTTTGCCCACCCGACAGTCACTGACGTCCACCCCTATGTGATGCTCAACTATCTGGGCAAACCGCGCGACGTGATGACACTTGCACACGAGCTGGGCCATGGCGTGCATCAGGTGCTGGCCGCCGATCAGGGTGAGATGCTGTCCTCAACCCCGCTGACACTTGCTGAAACAGCGTCTGTCTTTGGCGAAATGCTGACCTTCCGCAAAATGCTGGAACAAGCCGAAACCCAAGAGCAACGCAAAGTCCTGCTGGCCGGTAAGGTCGAGGACATGATCAACACAGTGGTCCGCCAGATCGCCTTCTACGACTTCGAATGCAAGCTGCATGCGGCCCGTCGCGAAGGCGAACTGACCCCGGATGATATCAACGCCCTGTGGATGAGCGTTCAGGCCGAAAGCCTCGGCCCCGCGTTTGAATTCATGGACGGGTACGAGACGTTCTGGGCCTATATCCCCCACTTTGTGCATTCGCCCTTCTACGTTTACGCCTATGCCTTCGGCGATGGCCTCGTGAACGCGCTGTATTCTGTTTACGAAAGCGGCGCGGACGGGTTCGAAGACAAGTATTTCGAAATGTTGCGCGCCGGTGGGTCCAAACATCACAAAGAGCTTCTGGCCCCGTTCGGCCTTGACGCAAGCGATCCAAAATTCTGGGACAAAGGTCTGTCGATGATCTCGGGCTTTATTGATGAGCTGGAAGCGATGGAGGGGTGA
- a CDS encoding DEAD/DEAH box helicase: protein MVNGSSRVVAVLGPTNTGKTHYAIERMLGYRTGVIGLPLRLLAREVYDKIVAIRGPSVVALVTGEERIVPPRTQYWVCTVEAMPEGMGADFVAIDEIQLCADPERGHVFTDRLLRSRGTNETLFLGSDTMRGPIAALVPEVQFVRRERMSQLVYTGSKKISRMPARSAIVGFSVDNVYAIAELLRRQKGGAAVVMGALSPRTRNAQVDLYQNGEVDYLVATDAIGMGLNLDVNHVAFSSLTKFDGRRMRPLAPNELAQIAGRAGRGMSDGTFGVTGEAPPLDEGVAQAIMDSRFTPMKKLNWRNAALRFGSIDALITSLEANPNDEHLIKARPADDLNALKSLSQVTEIVARASDPQSIRLLWDVCRIPDFRGISHAEHASLLEVIYGHLHERGSIPDDFMARQIRRIDQTQGDIDALSKRLAYIRTWTYVAQRNGWVRDESHWRDETRTVEDRLSDALHERLTQRFVDRRTSVLLRRLKQKEALLAEVNDKGEVTVEGEFVGRLEGFRFTPDKSAQGTEAKALKSASLQALAPQFHLRADRFYNAPDTEIDFTDQGGLMWGEYAVGKLVAGAEPLKPMVEVFVDEAAGPDVEQKVQRRLQHFIDRKVAALFEPLLNLSRDEELTGLAKGFAFRMVEALGVLPRAQVAQEVKDLDQDARGALRKHGIRFGQFTIFMPLLLKPAPTRLRLVLWALSSGLQEFPEAPPPGLVTVPVAKDAPQGYDTMCGYRDAGERSIRIDMLERLADMLRAEDSRGGFEAKPDMLSITGMTLEQFADLMQGLGYKAERGEREKVKAVAAEQPAAEAAEQPAAEDSAAPEATSEEAAATAEASAEATTSTEAAAEAPAPDAAPDEPEAEVFYTFTWGRQRQQNRGPRREQGQGKGKPRGKPQDGRGKPHGKKGGKPQGAKSFSARPPKKEKAIDPDNPFAAALMGLKDGN from the coding sequence ATGGTGAACGGGTCATCCCGAGTAGTGGCCGTATTGGGCCCGACAAACACAGGCAAAACCCATTACGCAATCGAACGGATGCTGGGGTACCGAACCGGCGTGATTGGCCTGCCGCTGCGGCTGTTGGCACGCGAGGTCTATGACAAGATTGTCGCTATTCGCGGACCGTCGGTTGTGGCTTTGGTCACGGGCGAAGAGCGCATCGTGCCGCCGCGCACGCAATATTGGGTCTGCACAGTCGAAGCCATGCCCGAAGGCATGGGAGCAGATTTTGTAGCAATCGACGAAATCCAGCTTTGTGCCGATCCCGAACGTGGTCATGTTTTTACCGATCGTCTGCTGCGGTCCCGTGGCACGAACGAGACGCTTTTCCTGGGTTCGGATACCATGCGCGGCCCCATCGCGGCGCTGGTTCCCGAAGTGCAGTTCGTCCGACGTGAACGGATGTCGCAGCTTGTCTATACAGGGTCCAAAAAGATCAGCCGGATGCCCGCGCGCAGCGCCATCGTCGGATTTTCGGTCGACAATGTTTATGCCATCGCGGAATTGCTGCGCCGTCAAAAAGGGGGGGCGGCGGTTGTCATGGGCGCGCTCAGCCCGCGAACGCGCAACGCTCAGGTTGACCTCTATCAGAATGGCGAGGTCGACTATCTGGTTGCCACCGACGCCATCGGGATGGGGCTGAACCTGGATGTGAACCACGTCGCGTTTTCATCCCTCACCAAATTTGACGGCCGCCGGATGCGCCCGCTGGCCCCGAACGAACTGGCGCAGATTGCGGGCCGGGCTGGTCGTGGGATGTCTGATGGCACCTTTGGCGTGACGGGCGAGGCTCCGCCGTTAGATGAAGGCGTGGCGCAGGCCATCATGGACAGCCGCTTTACGCCGATGAAAAAGCTGAACTGGCGGAATGCCGCCTTGCGGTTTGGCTCCATCGACGCGCTGATCACTTCGCTTGAGGCCAACCCAAATGACGAGCATCTGATCAAAGCACGCCCTGCGGACGACCTGAATGCGCTGAAATCCCTATCACAAGTGACCGAGATCGTTGCCCGCGCCAGCGACCCGCAATCGATCCGTTTATTGTGGGACGTGTGCCGAATCCCCGATTTTCGCGGCATCAGCCACGCAGAACACGCCAGCTTGCTTGAAGTGATCTATGGTCACCTGCACGAGCGCGGATCGATCCCGGATGATTTTATGGCGCGGCAGATTCGTCGTATCGACCAGACCCAGGGTGACATAGATGCGCTGTCCAAAAGGTTGGCATATATTCGCACTTGGACATATGTTGCGCAACGAAACGGCTGGGTCCGTGACGAATCGCATTGGCGTGACGAAACGCGCACTGTAGAAGACAGACTGTCAGACGCCTTACATGAGCGTTTGACTCAGAGATTTGTGGACCGGCGTACATCTGTTTTGCTGCGCCGGCTCAAACAGAAGGAGGCCCTTTTGGCCGAAGTAAATGACAAGGGTGAAGTGACCGTCGAAGGCGAATTCGTCGGTCGTCTGGAAGGGTTCCGGTTTACACCGGACAAAAGCGCGCAAGGGACCGAGGCGAAAGCTTTGAAATCGGCTTCTTTGCAAGCACTCGCGCCGCAATTCCATCTGCGCGCCGATCGCTTCTATAATGCGCCCGATACCGAAATTGATTTCACGGATCAGGGTGGCCTGATGTGGGGCGAATATGCCGTCGGCAAACTGGTTGCCGGGGCGGAACCTCTCAAGCCAATGGTCGAAGTTTTTGTGGACGAGGCCGCAGGGCCGGATGTCGAACAGAAAGTGCAGCGCCGGTTGCAGCATTTCATCGACCGTAAGGTGGCGGCTCTGTTTGAACCGCTCTTGAACCTGTCTCGCGATGAAGAACTGACCGGTCTGGCAAAAGGGTTCGCGTTCCGCATGGTCGAAGCGCTGGGCGTTCTGCCGCGTGCGCAGGTCGCGCAAGAGGTCAAGGATCTGGATCAGGATGCCCGTGGCGCGCTGCGCAAGCATGGCATCCGCTTTGGCCAGTTCACGATCTTCATGCCTCTGCTGCTGAAACCCGCACCCACGCGCTTGCGTCTGGTGCTGTGGGCGTTGTCCAGCGGTTTGCAGGAATTCCCCGAAGCGCCACCTCCGGGTCTGGTCACTGTACCAGTCGCCAAGGATGCGCCGCAGGGCTATGACACCATGTGTGGCTACCGTGATGCGGGCGAGCGTTCGATCCGGATCGATATGCTGGAACGTCTGGCCGATATGCTGCGCGCCGAAGACAGCCGGGGCGGGTTCGAAGCCAAGCCGGACATGCTGTCGATCACCGGCATGACGTTGGAACAATTCGCAGACCTGATGCAGGGCCTGGGCTACAAGGCCGAGCGTGGCGAGCGTGAAAAGGTGAAAGCGGTCGCCGCTGAGCAACCTGCGGCGGAAGCGGCGGAACAGCCTGCCGCCGAAGATTCTGCGGCACCTGAGGCTACGTCGGAAGAGGCCGCCGCAACCGCCGAGGCGTCAGCCGAGGCCACGACAAGCACCGAGGCGGCAGCCGAGGCACCAGCACCTGACGCCGCACCGGATGAGCCTGAGGCCGAGGTTTTCTATACCTTCACCTGGGGCCGTCAACGCCAGCAAAACCGTGGCCCGCGCCGCGAGCAGGGGCAGGGCAAAGGCAAACCGCGTGGTAAACCGCAGGACGGTCGTGGCAAGCCGCATGGTAAGAAGGGCGGCAAACCACAGGGCGCGAAATCGTTCTCGGCACGGCCTCCGAAGAAGGAAAAAGCCATTGATCCCGATAACCCGTTCGCTGCGGCGCTGATGGGTTTGAAGGACGGCAACTGA
- a CDS encoding DMT family transporter, with translation MLGTKLMQNGLVLGFLAAFLWGTHSVIVRYLTSDLGGLQIAVTRLFIAALAIYCMLRVMRVSVSIQLGDWNFRLAVLATVVNYILFHIGLEHTGAANAMVLENTAPFFVLVFLYFFADTKVTRIDVLATALAIFGVFLTVYRDFQGGGEPLFGDLLEIGAGLSWAVFLISSSRAMRSSKSTGERLNFLFGIFLCSGVLLIPMAAFSLQIPTANDVLFLILLGVLPTALAYYLWYEAAARVSTLTATLLFAASVVFTFVNSALFLGATITPHAIVGATLIVGAIFLTSMKKAE, from the coding sequence ATGCTCGGAACCAAACTGATGCAAAACGGTCTGGTCCTGGGGTTTCTGGCGGCGTTCCTTTGGGGCACGCACAGTGTCATCGTGCGCTATCTAACAAGTGATCTGGGCGGATTACAGATTGCTGTCACACGCCTGTTTATCGCCGCTCTGGCGATTTATTGCATGTTGCGGGTGATGCGGGTTTCTGTGTCGATCCAACTGGGCGATTGGAATTTCCGTCTGGCGGTACTGGCGACTGTGGTCAACTACATCCTGTTCCATATTGGCCTTGAGCACACAGGAGCGGCAAATGCGATGGTGCTCGAGAATACCGCGCCGTTCTTTGTTCTGGTTTTCCTCTATTTCTTTGCAGATACGAAGGTGACGCGCATAGACGTTTTGGCGACGGCACTTGCAATTTTTGGCGTTTTTTTAACAGTTTACCGGGATTTTCAGGGGGGTGGCGAACCGTTGTTCGGTGATCTTCTGGAAATCGGTGCGGGCCTCAGTTGGGCCGTGTTTCTAATTTCCAGCAGCCGTGCAATGCGCAGTTCGAAATCAACAGGAGAGAGACTGAATTTCCTGTTCGGCATTTTCCTTTGTTCAGGAGTATTGCTGATACCAATGGCCGCCTTTTCATTGCAAATACCAACGGCTAACGACGTTTTGTTTTTGATCTTGTTGGGTGTACTGCCAACCGCGTTGGCCTACTATCTTTGGTACGAGGCCGCCGCGCGGGTTTCGACTTTGACAGCGACTTTGCTATTTGCAGCTTCGGTCGTGTTTACTTTTGTAAATTCGGCCTTGTTTTTGGGCGCAACAATCACGCCGCATGCCATCGTGGGGGCGACGCTGATCGTAGGGGCTATCTTTCTGACATCAATGAAGAAAGCGGAATAG
- a CDS encoding SCP2 sterol-binding domain-containing protein, translating to MSEILEKAAAALNEKLEGGAFDASAKFAIADLGAIVLDSDGARVSDDDADVTMSADADTFEQILSGELNPTGAFMSGKLTIDGDMGVAMKLASVLA from the coding sequence ATGAGCGAGATTCTTGAAAAGGCAGCAGCCGCGCTGAATGAAAAACTGGAAGGCGGCGCGTTTGATGCTTCGGCCAAGTTTGCAATCGCCGATCTGGGCGCAATCGTTCTGGATTCTGACGGTGCCCGTGTCAGCGACGATGACGCTGATGTCACCATGAGCGCCGACGCCGACACGTTCGAACAAATCCTCAGCGGTGAACTGAACCCCACCGGTGCGTTCATGTCCGGTAAATTGACCATTGACGGCGACATGGGCGTTGCGATGAAGCTTGCGTCGGTGTTGGCCTGA
- a CDS encoding tetratricopeptide repeat protein — MDIPGRNATLTIVMSIAIHNLKGTVAALAFLVTFSTSCFAQQADLRDEDALLQQLAQSTPEQAMALDRQLQALWAQSGSASADLLLERGREALEDGDIDAALDHLTALTDHAPEFAEGWHVRASAFFGIERFGMAAADLEHVLTLNPNHYEAIYGLGLIFEIVGEPEKAYDAYSRALAIHPHHEEVTNAVNRLKPQVEGAAL; from the coding sequence ATGGACATCCCCGGTCGCAACGCTACACTGACTATTGTTATGAGCATTGCAATCCACAATCTCAAAGGTACCGTTGCGGCACTTGCCTTTCTAGTCACGTTTTCCACCAGTTGCTTCGCGCAGCAGGCGGATTTGCGCGATGAAGACGCGCTGTTGCAGCAACTTGCCCAATCGACACCCGAACAAGCAATGGCCCTGGACCGGCAGCTGCAAGCCTTGTGGGCGCAATCCGGCTCGGCCTCCGCGGATCTACTGCTGGAGCGCGGTCGAGAAGCGCTTGAAGACGGGGACATAGATGCCGCGCTGGATCACCTGACGGCATTGACAGATCATGCGCCCGAGTTCGCCGAAGGCTGGCATGTACGCGCTTCGGCGTTTTTCGGGATCGAACGGTTTGGCATGGCAGCCGCCGATCTTGAACATGTACTGACCCTCAACCCCAACCACTACGAAGCGATTTATGGGCTTGGTTTGATCTTTGAAATCGTAGGAGAGCCTGAGAAAGCGTATGATGCTTATTCGCGGGCCTTGGCTATACATCCCCACCACGAAGAAGTAACCAATGCGGTGAATCGACTGAAGCCTCAAGTTGAAGGCGCAGCGCTGTAA
- a CDS encoding DksA/TraR family C4-type zinc finger protein, protein MAGGWARDGAVSEQIEASISDELARMQAQKRPVGESLTHCAECEEPIPEKRRAALPGVKLCLDCQQDRDGVTKVRGGMNRRGSKDSQLK, encoded by the coding sequence ATGGCAGGTGGCTGGGCACGCGATGGAGCGGTAAGCGAACAAATCGAAGCTTCGATTTCGGACGAACTGGCGCGGATGCAAGCTCAGAAGCGCCCCGTCGGCGAAAGCCTGACCCATTGTGCGGAGTGTGAAGAGCCGATTCCGGAAAAGCGACGCGCTGCGCTGCCGGGCGTTAAGCTGTGTCTGGATTGCCAGCAAGACCGCGATGGCGTGACTAAAGTTCGGGGCGGAATGAACCGCCGGGGCTCTAAAGACAGCCAGCTAAAGTAA
- a CDS encoding alpha/beta fold hydrolase yields the protein MELTPAPFFEDVAGGPAGGNAHWVMTSDQIRIRVGHWLPEGEAQGTVLMFPGRTEYIEKYGSTAAEFIQCGFAMLAVDWRGQGLADRLLDDPRVGHVDQFTDYQRDVQATLDLARTLDLPKPWFVIGHSMGGAIGLRAVIEQKCFAACAFTGPMWGIFFNPVMKPLSRVTAYWGTALGLGEKTPPTTTLESYVLSQPFEGNMLTRDPAMFRMMQDQLKAHPELALGAPSNLWLRESLDECVWLMEQPAPDTPGLTFLGSHEQIVDRKAIRARMKNWPNGTLVEIPDGEHEVLMEAPDVRGPVLDQLAAHFLSNRTS from the coding sequence ATGGAATTGACGCCGGCCCCTTTCTTTGAAGACGTGGCCGGCGGTCCCGCCGGTGGGAATGCCCATTGGGTGATGACCTCGGACCAGATTCGAATCCGCGTTGGCCATTGGCTGCCTGAAGGCGAAGCACAGGGCACCGTGCTGATGTTTCCCGGTCGAACCGAATACATCGAAAAATACGGAAGCACCGCTGCCGAGTTCATCCAATGCGGTTTTGCCATGCTTGCTGTTGATTGGCGTGGTCAGGGACTGGCAGATCGCTTGCTGGACGACCCTCGTGTCGGACATGTCGATCAGTTTACAGACTATCAGCGCGACGTTCAGGCCACGCTTGACCTTGCCCGAACGCTTGATCTGCCGAAGCCCTGGTTCGTAATCGGACACTCGATGGGGGGTGCCATTGGGTTGCGCGCCGTGATTGAGCAGAAGTGCTTTGCAGCCTGCGCCTTCACCGGTCCGATGTGGGGCATTTTCTTTAACCCGGTTATGAAACCCCTCAGCCGCGTAACGGCCTATTGGGGCACAGCGCTTGGTCTTGGCGAAAAAACGCCACCAACCACAACGCTGGAAAGCTATGTTCTGTCGCAACCCTTCGAGGGCAATATGCTGACCCGCGATCCGGCGATGTTTCGGATGATGCAGGATCAATTGAAAGCCCATCCTGAATTGGCGCTTGGGGCACCCTCGAATCTTTGGTTGCGCGAATCGCTGGACGAATGTGTCTGGCTGATGGAGCAGCCCGCACCTGACACACCTGGCCTGACCTTCCTTGGCAGCCATGAACAAATCGTCGACCGCAAGGCCATACGCGCGCGCATGAAAAACTGGCCAAACGGTACACTCGTAGAAATCCCAGACGGCGAACACGAAGTGCTCATGGAGGCCCCTGATGTACGCGGGCCGGTTCTGGATCAGTTGGCCGCGCATTTTCTGTCCAATCGAACCAGTTAA